The Chanos chanos chromosome 3, fChaCha1.1, whole genome shotgun sequence genome segment CACTTGCAGATCATGACCCATAGTTTAAATAATGCTGCTCTAAGACATGAATATTAGCCCCTCTATATGAATGTAATTTTGAGATAGAAGTTGAAAGATGTTGTAgaatatgtttttctttgtttgtttgttttgttttgttttgttttgatcatttatcatttcataGAACCAATCAGAGGGAGCATCAGGAAAATAAACAGTCAAAGCCAGTGCCACAAACTAACATGTAGATAATTGTTTCAGGGtgaatgaaaattgaaaatttgATGATTTAGGCTGATAAATAGTCATGCAACTATTGCACGAGAAATTCCAACAGCAACCTGAGACACAAAAACTAAAAGCAatgaaaacaacaccaccaccgacaaaaatttacaaaagaaataaaaacactggTTTTAGAACTAACTAATCCATTATAATGACTTTGACATATCACTTTTCCATGCAATTCCActgaagaaatgaataaataaattaaccaCGCGCTCTCTGTAAAATGCCTGAAAACATTAGGTCTGGGAGGTTGATGTTACGTATTCAGacataatgtttttgtttagggATGTGTAATTTTAGGAAGTGACATCTTATCCGATGGTGATGGTCTATTCCATCTGGCAAAGAGACACAGTGGTATCACGATAAACCATAAATCCTACATACATGGGCTCAATGAATGTGGTGTTCACTTTGTgtaagagtgtttgtgtctcattGAAGATGCTGTAGAAGATCAGATTCCCAGCCGCCTGGTCTaaatacactcctattctgtcATAGACCTGAGGGAAACAGCCTTCAGCTGTCACTTTACCATTGTGCCAGAATGTGAATCCATCCTTCTTGCAGAAAAGGCTCAGCGCCTTGCTATTCGCACCTACACACACTTCATTCTTGTTGATATTCTTATGTGTAATTCCTATAAATACTCTTGACCCACTCCACTGCACCTCAAAGTAACAGTGCTCCATCAGAATCTCCTGACACAGAACCTGGGTATACACTTTAAATCTCTTGggatgatcaggatatggcTGCTGTACATGAGTCCCTGTAACTGTCCTGTttttgtcagacagagagaggagtctgtgtgctgtgttgggcTCCAGCGTGAGCTGACAGGCATCTGTAGACAAGAGAGAGGTTATGATATCATATTATAATGGGGAATGACCATGAGAGccataaaacattcaaattacTGAGACTGTTCCATAAGGAAAGTGAAGAAAATATAACAAAAGCATGAGAAAGTTCACTTTTTGTAAGAGTGAAAATATAACAGttgccacgcacacacacacatacacacacacacacagtatgtaggctgcacatacacagtgtgaacatgcatgtgtatatgtgtatatgtgtgtgtgtgtgtgtgtgtgtgtgtatttgtgtcagtgtgCCTGTTCTTTTATATTgcttattatattttatattgatGATTTATATCTGCTGGTACTTTATATAACATTGTGTTTAATTTATATCATGATTTATGTGTAATGATTTATTAAATTACACATTGCGTGATGATTTAATAAGCAATTAATACTTACATTTCCTAAGCCCAGGCTTCATTCTGCACTCTCCACCATGGTCTAGTCTATAGGCAAATGAAGACAGGTTGAATAGGAGTTATAGAGCCCAAACTACACTGTATTAGTGGGAGAGTTCAAAACACTTACTCAAGTTTCTTCAGTTTACAGCGTGGATCTTCTAGCAGGTTGAAGAGAAGCTTCCGTCCCAtctctcctgggtgattgtagctcagatccagttctctcaggtatgaggggtttgatgtcagagctgaggccagagaagcacagccttcctctgtgaTTAGACAGCCTGAAAGCCTGCGGAGATAGTCAAACAACAGTTCAGCGTTTGCATTTGACTTTCTGGGAAGTGTGATGCTGGTTGAGCTCATAAAGCAGAAGTGAGAAATGAACGAAGATGAATGGGCTAGTTACAGATGTTACGAAATAGGTTACataataaaatatgacatttaatgTCACATCACAGAAATATTCTTCAGTTTCTGTtgtataaattattttaataactTCACCTTAATGTGTTCAGTTCACACTTTGGATCCTCtagtccagcagagagcagctttacTCCTGAATCCCGCAGGTCGTTGTCTCTCAGCTCCAGTTCTCTCAGCTCACAGTGGGAAGACGTCAGGACTGAGGCCAAATCTAGACAGCAGCCATGTGTGAGACTGCACGCGTTCagcctgtgacagagagaatcaCATTTATGCAtgtcagtacaaacacacacacacacacacacacacacacacacacacacagacacacacacacacacacacacacacacacacacacacagacagacacacacacacacacacacacacacacacacacacacagacacagacagacacacacacacacacacacacacacacacacacacagagacagacaaacacacacacacacacagacagacacacacacacacacacacacacacacacacacacacagacacacacacagacagacacacacacacgcacacacacacacacacacacagacacacacacacacacacacacacacacacacagaaacacacacacacacacagacagacacacacacacacacacacacacacacacacacacagacacacacacacacacacacacagacacacacacacacacacacacagacacacagacgcacagagacagacacacacacacacagacacacacagacagacacacacacatgcacacacactcacacagagacagacacacacacacgcacacactcacacacacacagacagacacacacacacagacagacacacacacacacaccgacagacacacacacacacacacacacacacacacacacacacacacacacacacacacacacgcacacacacacgcacacacacacacacacacacacacacagacacacagacacacacacacacacagacagacacacacacacacaccgacagacacacacacacacacacacacacacacacgcacacacacacacacacacagacagacacacacacacacacagacagacacacacacacacacacacagacacacacacacacacacacacagacacacagatgcacagagacagacacacacacacacacacacacacacagacagacacacacacatgcacacacactcacacagagacagacacacacacacgcacacactcacacacacacagacagacacacacacacacaccgacagacacacacacacacacacacacacacacacgcacacacacacacacacacagacagacacacacacacacacagacagacacacacacacacacacagacacacacacacacacacacacagacacacagacgcacagagacagacacacacacacacacacacacacagacacacacacatgcacacacactcacacagagacagacacacacacacgcacacactcacacacacacacacacagacagacacacacacacagacagacacacacacacgcacacacacacacacacacacacacagacacacacacacacacacacacacacacacacacacacacacacagaaacacacacacacacacacacagacagacacacacacacagacagacacacacacacgcacacacacacacacacacacacacagacacacacacacacacacacacacacacacacacacacacacacacacagaaacacacacacacacacagacagacagacacacacacacttgtacttctatctttgtgaatACACTCATTGATATAATGGATTCCCttgccccttaccctaaccttaaccatcacaactaaatgcctaaccctaaccctaacctaaacctaaacctaaacctaattcttaGCTGAagcctaaaaccaagtcttaacgcTCAAACAggcctttgaagaagtgagtaccagccaaaatgtcctcactcccaaggtctgaAACTGGCCCTCACTCTAAAAAtataaaactcaaactggtcctcacaaagctgtacaagtacacacacacacacacacacacacacacacacacacacatacacacacgctactCACCCAAGCTTCTGTAATTTACTTTTTGTAGCTGACAGTCCTGTACAGAGCGACTTCACCCCTGAATCTGTCAGGTTATTGTAGCTGAGATCCAGCTTTCTCAAGGGAGAGTTCAGTGACTGGAGAACTGGGACAAGAGTTACACAGGATTCAGATGAAAGATTGCATCCTGCCAGTCTGTAAAGAAAAATGTTCCTGATTGGTTGgaaaacatgaaattaaagatgctttgtgacacacacacacacacacacaactgacccCAGTTTTTGTAGTTTACAATTTTGACTCATCAGTCCAACACAGAGTTTCTTCACACCTGAATCTGTCAGGTTATTGAAGCTGAGATGCAGCTCTCTCAGGGGTGAGTTCACTGACTGAAGAACGAAGGCCACAGTTACACAGGATTCATATGAGAGATTACAGCCCGCCACTCTATAAACAAAAGTTATGTGGTTAATAAAAACCCATAAAATCACATTTATAAGCTTAAAAAATACATGTCATAagcttaaacaaacacatgcatttgcAGGTGTATTTGCCTGAGAGTAATGTGTAGGcactaaaccacacacattcTACAGGCTGTGATATGTCTCTCAAAACAGCGATTAATTTAATAGACTGTAGCATAACTTGTCACTCTAATTTCAACAAAATGTCACATAGCACGGTTTAGTACACATTGTTCGAAATTGTAATTTCATGATGATCCCTAACTTATGTGacaagaaaagaggaagaaactgAATGCAAATTCACTAGTGCGATGATTTCTGTAAGTTGATCACTGAGCACTGTATGCActacaaaaacagacaatataCCAAACTGTAAAAGGCCAGTAGTTGTGCAATATATTGTTGGATACTGAAATGTAAAccatttatgttcatttttttaactgtattttagTGCGTCAGTGACTATATGTAAACATGTGCATGATGTCTGGACATTCTGATGTACTTTGCCCTTGATGAAACAATGACAGCTCTGCAAACAAAGCTATGTGATGTCTGTTATGGCAAATGGAGGAGGCAAGCAATTTGAAAGACCCCCACCACAGTTCAGATCACTATTGCAGAATCCTGTTTTCACCTTGAGTGAAATTCAagtaaagcaaaataaaaattacTGCTCATGTCTTTCTCCGCTGTGCAAAAAATGCATCGAATATAATATATATCCTTATATGTAAATCAATTGTTGTATGTATCATTTCACCCCTAGTCacattgtttctgtgtttaaaagGCTAGATTCAGCAATATAGAGCAGAGCTTGATCACCCCTAAATCTGGTTATTGTAGCTGAGATTCAGCTCTCTCAGCTTTgaattcactgacacacatattcactctctctctccatctctctttctcgcaaacacacaaacatgaaaggTAAAATGATTCGCCAGCGGGCATCTCTATATCTGCAAAATCTGATACGACATGGGAATATTGTTTGGAAACATTATCAGATTAACTTCCAATTGCATtgtgcacatctctctctctctctctctctctctctctctctctctctctctctctttaatgctTAATGCTACTCTCTATAAGTCAACGTAAAGGAGAATGTCTTGCCACTCaactcaaaacactttttcccCAGAGAAAGTCTGAAAAGAGAAAGTCCACATCGTGCCTCTGCTTTCCTGTTTTCCTTGGTTTAATTTATCAATCAGTGTCCTGTTTCCTTGGTTCAGCCAATTAATCGTTAAAATCACCAGTATTCTGTTTAATTGTTTGCTGATTAAACCACATCTTTAATGCATTGGATCACTGCTCATGTAACAGGATGTGTGTCGTAACAAAACTGCTCCCAGAAGGAGAGATACGCACccttaacacaaacacacacacacacacacacacacacacacacacttcttaccCTAGTTTCTGCAGTTTACAGTTTGGACTCAACAATTCTACACTGAGCAGTTTGACTCCTGAATCTTTCAGGTTATTGTAGCTGAGATCCAACTCTCTCAGGGATGAGTTCGCTGACTGGAGAACTGACGCCACAGATTCACACGATTCAGATGACAAAATACAGCCCGCTAATCTGAAAGGCAACTTAATACGTTAATATTATATGTTTAATCACAAAGATTAAAATCTAATGAGATGCACATAAGTATGTATGAACACACTGGGTACATACTGCCTCTAATGTCAAAAATAAACCTCAAAGCCAGCTTTTAATGTGACAGTTGATAAACACAGCACAGGAGCTTGGACTGGCTCTTATATCCAAGAGTCTACTTGTCATATTTTTATAtcatgtgtctctgtctgagaaaaCTATGCagaacctgattttttttcagaatgtcaAAGCTGGAGAGGTCGGTAGAATTATGAAaagcgaaaagaaaaaaaaatttttttttactctgctcTCAGTGCATGAGCATGCAGAGTTGCTGGTCTGCTTTTACCAAAATGTCACAGGTAATTGTAAAAGTCTGTCACTCAAGTTTGCCACAGAGTCACATGTCTTTATACATTCACATAGAGGTGATATAGACTGATatgtagatctctctctctctctctctctctctctctctctctctctatatatatatatatatggaattGCCTGGTCTtacttgagtgtgtgtagtttacagtgtggatcctccagCCCAgaacagagcagcttcactcctgaatcctgcaggtCATTGTctctcagatccagttctctcaggttaGAGTGGGGAAATTTCAGTACTGAGGCCAGATCTACACAGCAGCCATCTGTGAGACTACACTTCTTTAGTCTGTAAAAAGACACAAGATAAAATACACTTTAACCCACTTGTGAAGTTTCAGAATTTTCCATGTAATGTATTGTGTAATGGCAGATTGAATGTTTATTAATCAATTGTAACATTCTTCTGTAACCGCAAAAACCTTGTCTAACTAAAAAGAGGCACAAGAGGGTTTTTGAGTTGGCGGGACAGTGATATTGAATGAACAGTGGAAGGTGGTCTGACATCCATATTAATAATGTGAAACAAGAGattattcatttgcattttgttgtCTTATTGTAAATGCATTCGCATTGATGCTTGACCCTTTGGAGTCTGAAGTCATTTTGTCACCTTGCCTTTTTGGTATAATATAGTTTCGCCTTTGTTTAGAACATAAAGAATGGACATTCATGCTCAGGCATggtatagttttgtttttctttttctgtgggtttttttccctagcACACCCTCAGCTGTCAGTCTGACCCATCTTTTTGTCAAGACACTATAAGACTGTCAATAGCacaaaatacaagaaaaaaatgaaaaaacgcCCCATTCAGAACTCTTTACTGAAAAATACAGGtgttttttgcatgtttgtttgcttgtttttgtttgtttgttttgttttgttatgttttgtttctgtgtctttagTGTACAAAATGGTAGAGAAAATGTAACAAGATGTAAATAAAGATTTAATCCCAGCAATAATGTTACATCAACTTCacataatattaataattttGCCCCAGTTGGTCAAGCACCATAAATTGGCACTTTTGGAAAACTCCAAGTCCACACTTTTGTTTAGTTCTTTCTGCTTGTTGCTGTGTGCTTCCAGGGTGGAATTATTCCTGCATATTTAGAGTATGCAGCTTGTCATCATCAGCAATGACATCAACCTCATAGCTAAAAATTGtacaatttgtgtgtgtgtgtgtgtgtgtatctccaGAGATgttattcaaacacacaaacaaacacgcagacaaaaacaacaacaaataaaaattgTAAGAAAGCTGAATTTTCTCTTAAACTGTGAACAAAAGAATACCAATGACCTCTCATGAGTCTACCCCTCCAATGGCAGTCTCCTCAGTCTTGTTGAGAGTGGCGTGTAATAAATGTAAACTTACATATTTTCACACCACAAACTGCTCAGCATCAGCAAGTGATGAAAACTTCATTCACGAAGTGACACTTACATCACTCACAGCAgctatttaaaatgattttacaatttacaatttacaatttgttaTTTGACAGACGCTTTttgccaaagcgacttacaatcagtgcatcagtcggatttctaatacctcgtgagcagagatcacaataagactgagcgtcaatttgccccttcgtattgcacccctggaatacttttgtacttttgcacacacacacactcacacacacacacacacacacacacacatgcacacacacacacacacacacacatgcatgtgcatgcgcacatgcaAGCACACTACTCACCCAAGTGTTTGCAGTTGGCAATTTTGACTCATTAGTCCAGAACAGAGCAGTAGCACTCCTGAATTTTTCAGGTCATTTGCACCAAGATTTAATTCTGCCAGGGGTGAGTTCAACAGCTGAAGAGCTGAGGCCACAGTTACACAGGATTCGGAGGAGAGACCACAATGGTACAGTCTGTACAGAGAAGCTGAGTTAATGCACAGTATTTGGACATTGCATTAAGGTATATTATAatttctcagaggaaaaaacagagcaaaacaaaaaaaaccaaacaatcaaaaaaaaaacaaatgatcatactacagtgtatatacatacatatgtgcatgcacacactcacacactcacacacgcacacacacacacacacacacacacacacacacacacacacacaaatatatttcGGGTGTGTTTCACTCCCTTATACGACGATCTGATACGTATCTAGATACAAGAGCCACGATACGATTCAGAGATGATGCATGTTACGATTTGGTGTGGAATGATTCGGTGTGATTTGAAACGatgcaatctgatacagttaacatttgtttaataaataaaccagTTCTGTAAAAGTGGCATTACTCACCTTCAAACAGTATATTTCACAAAAGACCAGGGAAtcccaaatatttttgttatttatggcacaggaaaaaaaaaaaaaaaaaaacagaagacaaatgtatcatttcagaattacatcTCGTTGTGTTTGTTACTTTtccaacagacacagacaaaaaagacttactgtatgaacaaacatttcatttcttcatcCGCTTAGGTTTCACCATGCTGTCTCAGCAGGTGAGTGCTAAGGTCTGAAATGCTGCCGCTGTGCTTAACTGCTGttctacagaccttacaaacggCCAGACTTTTGTTCAAGTTTACTtcagattttagatttgatggtgctCTGAAAATCTGTTTCGGCGTTGTCGGACATGCTATTCTTGCTTTTACCTTGTAAGCAACGCTAACATTACTCtcgtaaaacagaaaaaggtcAGTGCGAGACAACATGCAGAATTATTAGCGAATGAGTTTTTTGAAAGTATCATGACATGTGacagttaaataaaacactttatctaattgctcttctctctctctctctctctctctgtctcacacacgcacacacacacacacacacatatatatatactacatatatatatgtgtgtgtgtgtgtgtgtgtgtgtgtgtgtaagagatttaaaaaaaaggatgaattaAATAAAGTGTTTATTCAACTGAATTCATTAAATCTAATCAGAACTGACCTGGCCCTTCTGCAATTCCTTACTGTTGGGAGAAGCCTTTGTCTACCCGCTGCGGATGTTTTGTAACTCTTCAGATCAAACTCATCCAGTACCTCTTCTGACATCAGTAACATATAGGCCAGAGCTGAACACTGGTCTGGTTCCAGCACTTTATCTGATCGAGTTCCTGATCTGAAGACAGTCTGGATTTCTTCCACTAAAGAGTTGTCATTCAgctcattcagacagtggaagAGATTGATGATCCTCTCTGGTGAGGATTCCtctctgattttcatttttatgaattcaGTGGCCTCCCTAGTACTGCATGTTTGCATTTTAGAGCAGGTCTCTGTCATGAGGTCGTGAAGGAGAGTCTGGTTGGAGTCTCGTGAGAGACCAAGAAGGAACCGAAGGAAAAGGTCAAGGTGTCCATTCTTACTCTGCAGGGCTCTGGTTACTGCCATCTGCTGTAGCTCAAAAAGTATTGAtttgtctctgtggtttttgatttcttctacatcaaaaacatttttttcctcatttaaacatgaaacatgtgCATACACTGCAGCAAGATGCTCCTGAATGCTCAGatgtacaaaacagaaaaccttcTCCCTGTACAATCCcaactcctctctaaagatctcTGTACACAATGAAGAGTACTCTGAAGCTTTattcacatcaatgccacactctctcaggtcctCTTCATAGAATATCAGATTACCCTTCTCTAGCTGTTGGAAAGCCAGTTTTCCTAATTTCAGAATCATCTCTTTGTCTGACTCAGACAGCTTCTTTGGGTTTTCCATGGTGGTTCCATGGTACTTCTTATTCTTCAGACTGATgtgaatgagcaggaagtgtgtgtacatctcagtcagagtttttgGGATTTCACTGTTGCTTTCATCACTCATCATATTCtcaagcacagtggctgaaagcCAACAGAAGACTGGAATGTGGCACATGATGTAGAGGCTCCTTGATGACCTGATGTGTTTGATGATTCGGTTGGCCAGGCTCTGATCATTGATTTTCTTCCTGAAGTACTCCTCCTTCTGATGATCATTAAACCCACGGATCTCTGTGACCTGGTGGACACACTCAGAagggatctgattggctgctgctggtcgtGAGGttatccagaggagagcagag includes the following:
- the LOC115806338 gene encoding NACHT, LRR and PYD domains-containing protein 12-like, coding for MSKLSPPLESKKRGSVCERCYLGECDGAACRPRITELLQRATKEESDPPAPTCDSVKSDDSMFQGINFSLGQPTGAKSEITVCVLEEDLFQCDMCKEKKKDLVFIPSEHRYCRQCICKWDVCEEFSPVHPDHTVQSHSPRPQYTGPGDVACDFCTGRKLRAVKSCLTCPASLCENHVRQHYTIPALQRHTLVEVSGDVEQRLCQQHHRALEVFCKTDQTHICKVCAVEEHQGHSKLYREIFGVTDTPGFLKLIVGKMKKNKLKTFKLQLNESYPDCLGSQLEDLDVCGVVEKMLESLGREEALKITFTFSDTEDISSQGKLTFLNEIYTELYITEGGSGEVNNEHEVRQIEMTSKRQTTRDIPIKLCDIFKTFPGKNKQIRTVLTKGIAGIGKTVSVQKFILDWAEGKANQDIAVIVPLPFRDLNLKKENYSLIQLLHQYAPELKEIKDIEDEIIKLLLIFDGLDECQFPLDFQNNELCYDVTKSTSLDVLLTNLIKGNLLPSALLWITSRPAAANQIPSECVHQVTEIRGFNDHQKEEYFRKKINDQSLANRIIKHIRSSRSLYIMCHIPVFCWLSATVLENMMSDESNSEIPKTLTEMYTHFLLIHISLKNKKYHGTTMENPKKLSESDKEMILKLGKLAFQQLEKGNLIFYEEDLRECGIDVNKASEYSSLCTEIFREELGLYREKVFCFVHLSIQEHLAAVYAHVSCLNEEKNVFDVEEIKNHRDKSILFELQQMAVTRALQSKNGHLDLFLRFLLGLSRDSNQTLLHDLMTETCSKMQTCSTREATEFIKMKIREESSPERIINLFHCLNELNDNSLVEEIQTVFRSGTRSDKVLEPDQCSALAYMLLMSEEVLDEFDLKSYKTSAAGRQRLLPTVRNCRRARLYHCGLSSESCVTVASALQLLNSPLAELNLGANDLKNSGVLLLCSGLMSQNCQLQTLGLKKCSLTDGCCVDLASVLKFPHSNLRELDLRDNDLQDSGVKLLCSGLEDPHCKLHTLKLAGCILSSESCESVASVLQSANSSLRELDLSYNNLKDSGVKLLSVELLSPNCKLQKLGVAGCNLSYESCVTVAFVLQSVNSPLRELHLSFNNLTDSGVKKLCVGLMSQNCKLQKLGLNACSLTHGCCLDLASVLTSSHCELRELELRDNDLRDSGVKLLSAGLEDPKCELNTLRLSGCLITEEGCASLASALTSNPSYLRELDLSYNHPGEMGRKLLFNLLEDPRCKLKKLELDHGGECRMKPGLRKYACQLTLEPNTAHRLLSLSDKNRTVTGTHVQQPYPDHPKRFKVYTQVLCQEILMEHCYFEVQWSGSRVFIGITHKNINKNEVCVGANSKALSLFCKKDGFTFWHNGKVTAEGCFPQVYDRIGVYLDQAAGNLIFYSIFNETQTLLHKVNTTFIEPMYVGFMVYRDTTVSLCQME